The genomic region ACGGCATGGTTAAGAATACTGAATCAGCAAGATTCACCCACAAAATATGTATTGGTTCAACAGGGAGCCGTAATGCAAACAGGGGTACGAACGGAGCTAACAAGATAGCCCCCAGGATCAATAGCATTTGCCCCCCATTAGTTGGCAGTGTGTAAAGTATCGCCTTCTCCAGATTTTTCCACGCGTGTCTCCCCTCTTCTATTGCGGCGACGATACTCGCAAAATTATCATCGGTAAGTATCATGCTGGAGGCTTCTTTACTCACTTCGGTCCCTGTGATTCCCATTGCAATACCGATATCAGCTGCTTTTAATGCGGGGGCATCATTGACACCGTCCCCCGTCATTGCCACGACATGTCCTCTCTTCTGTAATTGCTGCGCAATTCTAAGTTTATGCTCAGGCGCAACACGGGCATAAACCGAGACTTTATCGACCTGATTAAATAAATCATCGTCACTCATGCGAAACAGTTCTTCACCAGTAAGAACGCTTCTTTCATCACCAGTCAGAATACCAAGTTGGCGAGCTATGGCAACCGCTGTAATAGCGTGATCGCCTGTTATCATCACGGTACGCACACCGGCTCTCTTGCATTTTTTAATAGCCTCAATCGCCTCTTGCCGCGGAGGGTCTATCATCCCCTGCAAGCCCAAAAACACCAAACCCGTCAGGTCGTCAGGGCTGATAGTTCGCTTGTCCCCGGGTGATTTCTTATAAGCCATAGCTAAAACACGCAGAGCCTCTCTCGCCATTGCCGCAGCTTTTTCACGCACTTCATCCTTATTAATCGGGATGACATGTCCACCAACCATACGGTTATCACACATATCGATTATTTTTTCAGGAGATCCTTTAACGTAAATAATGTTATCCTCTTCATTTTGGTTTAACGTTGCCATATACATCAGTTCTGAACCAAAAGGGATCTCATCCAGCCGAGTAGATTTGCTGTTAATGCCAGCTTTCATTGCCGAAACCACCAGCGCGCCTTCGGTAGGATCACCGACGATATGATACCTGCCTTCTTCCTGGGATAATGAAGCGTTATTGCAGAGGTAACCGGCTCTGAGCGTTTCGATAAGTTCGATATCAGGTTTGTTGCTCAAATCATTGTTTTCCTTGTCGCTATCGAGTTTAATCTCCCCGGCAGGTTCGTACCCGACTCCGGTCACCTTATAATTTTTCCCGCCCGCATATATCATGAGAACCGTCATCTCATTCTTTGTAAGTGTCCCGGTTTTATCAGAGCAGATAACAGTGGTACAGCCTAGAGTCTCCGCTGCCGATAGCCTCCGGATCAGGGCATTTCTTTTCGCCATCACTGTGGCCGCCATGGCCAGTACCCCGGTTACAATCATAGGCAACATTTCAGGCATCCCGGCAACGATGAGAGCGACAGACGCCATGAACATATGTATCAGGTTTTGTCCAACAATCATACCCACAATGAAATTGATCAAACCCAGTCCGATAATTCCGATCACCAGCACCTGAGTGAAGGCGGCTATTTTTTTCTGTAGAGGCGTTTGCATAATATGAGCGGATTTCATCAAACCGGCAATCTTACCGAATTCAGTATTATCACCGGTACTGATAACTATCCCACGCGCACTGCCTCGTATCAGAAAAGTGCCACTGAAAGCAATGCAATGCTGGTCACCAGGAGAAATATTTGTTCCTTCCAGCGCGACGGTATCCTTACCTACCGGAGTTGAT from Dehalococcoidales bacterium harbors:
- a CDS encoding HAD-IC family P-type ATPase, with protein sequence MSEVRWYQVSAEKTLEMLEATTRGLSTEEAKARLSIHGYNEIVLKGRSMLVRLLDQFRSPLVWILLIAAIVTTVMSVLDLEDMWADTAVITGVVVLNVLLGFFQEGKAEAALEALKKMASQNCTVLRDGIERIIPSKELVPGDVVILSGGDKIPADLRLFFARDAYADEAPLTGESTPVGKDTVALEGTNISPGDQHCIAFSGTFLIRGSARGIVISTGDNTEFGKIAGLMKSAHIMQTPLQKKIAAFTQVLVIGIIGLGLINFIVGMIVGQNLIHMFMASVALIVAGMPEMLPMIVTGVLAMAATVMAKRNALIRRLSAAETLGCTTVICSDKTGTLTKNEMTVLMIYAGGKNYKVTGVGYEPAGEIKLDSDKENNDLSNKPDIELIETLRAGYLCNNASLSQEEGRYHIVGDPTEGALVVSAMKAGINSKSTRLDEIPFGSELMYMATLNQNEEDNIIYVKGSPEKIIDMCDNRMVGGHVIPINKDEVREKAAAMAREALRVLAMAYKKSPGDKRTISPDDLTGLVFLGLQGMIDPPRQEAIEAIKKCKRAGVRTVMITGDHAITAVAIARQLGILTGDERSVLTGEELFRMSDDDLFNQVDKVSVYARVAPEHKLRIAQQLQKRGHVVAMTGDGVNDAPALKAADIGIAMGITGTEVSKEASSMILTDDNFASIVAAIEEGRHAWKNLEKAILYTLPTNGGQMLLILGAILLAPFVPLFALRLPVEPIHILWVNLADSVFLTMPLLFEPKERGLLRGKPRNPKEKIANRLFFIRVGLVSLVLAATGFTVYWIFGQNAIDPETTNVINQAQTATLASIILLHLGYLLTARSVSDSAFTLNPFSNKLILAGITVSVLTLLAIIYVPFLQVVFKTTSFPLAWWPWVLLSLLPGFIIIEIEKGIRKTVLSNKYRRA